TTGACGCATTATTTGAAAATAACTACCGTTGGGCGATGCAAATGAAAGAGGAAAATTCCGATTATTTTGAACGCCTTGCCAATAAACAAAAACCCAATTATTTATGGATTGGTTGTTCAGATAGTCGTGTTCCTGCGGAAAAACTCACTAATCTTGGTCCGGGCGAGTTATTTGTGCATCGCAATGTGGCTAATCAAGTAATTCATACGGATTTAAATTGTTTATCGGTAGTGCAATATGCCGTTGATGTACTCAATATTGAACATATTATTATTTGTGGGCATACCAATTGTGGCGGTATCCATGCTGCCATGGCAAATAAAGATTTAGGGCTAATCAATAACTGGTTATTACATATTCGTGATATTTGGTATAAACATAGCCACCTGCTAGGAAAAGTCCCCTCAGAATATCGTGCTGATGTATTAACAAAAATTAATGTGGCTGAACAAGTTTATAACCTTGGAAGTTCTTCAATTATTCAATCCGCTTGGCGTAATGGAAAAACCTTATCCTTGCATGGTTGGGTATATGATGTGAATGATGGTTTGTTAATGGATCAAGGAGTAAGTGCCACTAGTCGAGAAAGTTTGGAAATTTCCTATCGCAATACCATTGCGAAATTAATGACAGATATTACCGCACTTTATCTGCAGCCTAGCTAGTACTATAAATGAAATAGAAAAAATAATAACCCGCACACAAAACGTGCGGTTTTTTAAACTATTCTATAAAGAATTATTATTTCACATTCCTCTCAAAGAATACGTAAAAAGGGATACAATAATGCCATTGTTTATCCATTAAAGAAAGACAACGCATTATTCTTTGATACATTATCCTTTAATAAGATCCTCTTTTCTTAATTCCTTATATAGTCGTTTTAATTTGCAATAAAATAAGGTGGCACGCCACAGACAGCAAAATAGTAGGGTAAGGTGTGCCAACTCTGCACTACTTAAAAGAGGGACAACTATACATAAATTTTGTGAAATAAAACCACCTTACTTTGGTTAAGCAAGGTAGTTTTCAATGCCAATCTAAATAGAGTAATTTTACTTTATTTCTCTGCTTTTAGAATACCTGATGATCCTTCGGAATAATCTTTTGGTGGATTATCTTTGTGATTTGCTAGGGAGGTCTCAGGGGTAATTACCTCTAATTCCGTTTTCTCATCTTGAGCATTTTCTGGCAGTAGATTTGGGGTAAATAAGGCTTTATTTTCAGTTTCTGGCATTAAGGTCGCAGAGGTTTTGGCAAAATGTTGATAGAGCTTTTGATAATCTTGTGCAAAATTTTTTAATAGTTCAGCACTTTCAGCAAAATGCTTTTCTAGCTCTTGTTGTTGGGTCGCAACTTGATTTTTTAATTGTTTTAATTCCGTTTCAGTTTGTACCTGTTTTTTCACTGAACCTTTGGTAAAACGTAAGATCAAATAACCAAGAATGACACCAATGACTAAACCAATTAATGCCGTTTGCCACATTTCTGAAGTCCAACTTTGCATAAATTCACTCCTTTATTATTGTTAAATGGGTTGTTCAATTACCCATTAATCATATAGAGAAATCAAGTTTTTGTCTTGTATAATCTCAATATATTTTGCGTTATTTCACAAAAAATCATTATTTTCTCCATAATATTTATGCCGATAAGGTTGCAAGCAGATTTTGCATTGATTTTTCTATGCACATTGCTTATAATCCACGCCCTCAACAATAAATATTGTTGAGATAATTTGGGGAAATCGCTGGGTCGCCTGCGGTTTTTTATGAAAAAAGAGCCTAGCTCAATCGTTAAGAGAAAATTAACATGGCATTTAAATTTAACGCTGAAGTTCGTTCTACGCAAGGTAAGGGTGCGAGCCGCCGCCTGCGTCATAATGGTCAAATTCCTGCTATCGTATATGGTGGTAGTGAAGCACCAGTATCTATTATTTTAAATCACGATGATTTAAACAATGCACAAGTACATGATTCTTTTTATTCTGAAGTCATTACCTTAGTGATTGATGGTAAAGAAGTGGCGGTTAAAGTTCAAGCAATGCAACGCCACCCATTCAAACCAAAATTAGTGCATATTGACTTTAAACGTGTATAAAATCTTATCTTAGTAAAGATTGACACCAATCCTCGTGATTGGTGCTTTTTTATCAGAATATCAATGTTGACAGGGTAAATGATGACCACAAAAATAGCCTTAGGTATTGAATATAGCGGACAGCAATATTTTGGTTGGCAACGCCAGCAAAATGTTGATTCTGTACAAGCACGATTAGAACAAGCCTTGGGCTTGGTGGCAAATGAAAATATTCAGGTTTTTTGTGCTGGTAGGACGGATTCTGGTGTACATGCCACAGGGCAGGTAGTACATTTTGAAACCTCTGCAAATCGCCCTGAAAAGGCTTGGTGTTTTGGGGTTAATGCCCATTTACCTGATGATATTGCGGTAGTTTGGAGCAAGACGGTTAGCGAGGATTTTCATGCCCGTTTTAGTGCCACAGCACGCCGTTATCGTTATATCATCTATAATCATAAATTACGTTCAGCTATTTTGCCCCATGGGGTTACTCATTATCATCTTCCCCTTGATCATCATAAAATGCACCAAGCAGGACAATTTTTATTGGGCGAGCAAGATTTTTCTACCTTTCGTGCGGCACAATGTCAATCTAAGACACCTTGGCGAAATGTTCACCATCTTCAAGTTACTCGGCAAGGGCATTATGTTATTGTGGATATTCAAGCCAATGCCTTTGTGCATCATATGGTACGCAATATTGTAGGGAGTTTAATGGAGGTAGGCTGTGGTCATCGCCCAGTGGAATGGATTGCTGAAATTTTGGCGAAAAAAGACCGCACTTTAGCTGCCCCTACTGCAAAAGCTGCTGGTTTGTATTTAGTTCAAGTTAGTTATCCAAACCAATTTGCCTTGCCTCAAAAAGCCTTAGGACCGTTATTTTTGGCTGATAATTTATAGATTTAGAATAAGACAAGGCGCACTAACGCCGTATTTTAAAGTAGGGCGACTATAATAATTGGGTAATCTCTTGAATAGGAATAAGCCCTTCATATTTTGCGAGGATTTTCCCTTGTTGAATAATAAAAGAGGTTGGCGTGCCTATTACTTGGTAACGTTCCGCACTAATATTTAATTGGTCTTTGCCCACAGGGATTGTGAGTTGGTATTTTTGCACAGCTTGGGCGGTATTGGCTTTTTCACCATCAATATTAATTGCCAAGATTTGGAGCTTTTCAGGGTATTGTTGTTGTAATTTGCTAAATTGTTGTAACTCAGCTAAACAGACACCGCAACTTTCTGACCAAAAAGTGAGTAAGGTAATTGCTTGATGATTGGGTAAGTTAACAGGATTACCTGCTAAGTCAAAAGCCGCTAAAGTAGGGGCTTCTTCTCCGATTCTGGCGGTTTCTTCTTTGCAAGAAATAAGCAAAAAAACGACCGCACTTAATAATAAAATAGTTATGATTTGTTGTCGCATAATCAATTTCTCTCTTCTCGTAAAAAACGGCCATGCTGTAAATAAATCGTACGATTAGCTAATAAACTTAATTCTGGATTATGGGTAACCATAACGATAGTATGCCCTTGTTGATGAAGTTGAGTAAGTAAGGATAACACTTGTTTTTCATTATTTTCATCAAGATTCCCCGTAGGTTCATCAGCAAAGATCACTGGCGGACGATTAACTAAAGCTCGAGCAATACAAACTCGTTGCTGTTCCCCACCTGAAAGTTGGCTAGGTAAATGATTGATACGGTGGGATAACCCTACTTGTGCTAGCACTTGTTTTGCACTTTTTTCATCAGTTACGCTATGATAATGTTGAGCTAACATAATATTTTCTAGAGCGGTAAGATAAGGAATAAGATGAAATTGTTGAAAAATAAGCCCTATTTTTTCTGCTCGGAAACGCTGGCGTCCTTCTTCATTTAATTGTGCCATATTAATGCCATCAAAAAATATTTTTCCACTGCTTAAGGTATCCAATCCTGTCAGTAAATTCA
Above is a window of Volucribacter amazonae DNA encoding:
- the truA gene encoding tRNA pseudouridine(38-40) synthase TruA, whose protein sequence is MTTKIALGIEYSGQQYFGWQRQQNVDSVQARLEQALGLVANENIQVFCAGRTDSGVHATGQVVHFETSANRPEKAWCFGVNAHLPDDIAVVWSKTVSEDFHARFSATARRYRYIIYNHKLRSAILPHGVTHYHLPLDHHKMHQAGQFLLGEQDFSTFRAAQCQSKTPWRNVHHLQVTRQGHYVIVDIQANAFVHHMVRNIVGSLMEVGCGHRPVEWIAEILAKKDRTLAAPTAKAAGLYLVQVSYPNQFALPQKALGPLFLADNL
- a CDS encoding YhcB family protein: MQSWTSEMWQTALIGLVIGVILGYLILRFTKGSVKKQVQTETELKQLKNQVATQQQELEKHFAESAELLKNFAQDYQKLYQHFAKTSATLMPETENKALFTPNLLPENAQDEKTELEVITPETSLANHKDNPPKDYSEGSSGILKAEK
- a CDS encoding TlpA family protein disulfide reductase; its protein translation is MRQQIITILLLSAVVFLLISCKEETARIGEEAPTLAAFDLAGNPVNLPNHQAITLLTFWSESCGVCLAELQQFSKLQQQYPEKLQILAINIDGEKANTAQAVQKYQLTIPVGKDQLNISAERYQVIGTPTSFIIQQGKILAKYEGLIPIQEITQLL
- a CDS encoding ABC transporter ATP-binding protein, whose translation is MTNNKIIETQHLYKTFGTINALEDINIHILTGEFVAIMGASGSGKTTLMNLLTGLDTLSSGKIFFDGINMAQLNEEGRQRFRAEKIGLIFQQFHLIPYLTALENIMLAQHYHSVTDEKSAKQVLAQVGLSHRINHLPSQLSGGEQQRVCIARALVNRPPVIFADEPTGNLDENNEKQVLSLLTQLHQQGHTIVMVTHNPELSLLANRTIYLQHGRFLREERN
- the rplY gene encoding 50S ribosomal protein L25 → MAFKFNAEVRSTQGKGASRRLRHNGQIPAIVYGGSEAPVSIILNHDDLNNAQVHDSFYSEVITLVIDGKEVAVKVQAMQRHPFKPKLVHIDFKRV
- the can gene encoding carbonate dehydratase; this translates as MKKIDALFENNYRWAMQMKEENSDYFERLANKQKPNYLWIGCSDSRVPAEKLTNLGPGELFVHRNVANQVIHTDLNCLSVVQYAVDVLNIEHIIICGHTNCGGIHAAMANKDLGLINNWLLHIRDIWYKHSHLLGKVPSEYRADVLTKINVAEQVYNLGSSSIIQSAWRNGKTLSLHGWVYDVNDGLLMDQGVSATSRESLEISYRNTIAKLMTDITALYLQPS